Genomic window (Chloroflexota bacterium):
ATATCCATGTACTTCACTTCAACATTGTTCAGCTCCAGCAGTGCCATAAGTCACCTCCACCCTGATCAAAAGTCTTATTGCTCGCCCAAGTAAGCCCTGATCACATCAGGATTGGTCTTTATCTCGTCGGGGGCACCCTCGGCAATTTTTCGCCCGAAGTCGAGGACAACTATTCTGTCTGTTATGTCCATGACTACGCCCATGTCGTGTTCAATAAGAACGATGGTAATCCCTTTATCTTCCTGTATGTCCAGAATGAACCTGGCCATGTCTTCCTTTTCCTCAGCGTTCATACCGGCCATAGGTTCATCCAGGAGCAGAAGTTTCGGCTCTTGAGCCAGCGCTCTGCCCAAGTCAATCCTCTTACGTAGACCATAAGGAAGCATGGCCACCACTGACTTCCTCCATCGCTCAACCTCCAGGAAGTCAATAATGTCCTCCACTGCCTTGCGGTGCTTTATTTCTTCCCTGTGTGGCCTTCCGAAGTAGAAGGCCCCTTCAAGCCAGCTGGACTTGAAACGGAAGTGTCTGGCTGCCATCAAATTGTCTACAACGGTTAGACTGGCATAAAGCTGGATATTCTGGAAAGTCCTGCTTATACCCAGCTGAGCAATCTTGTCCGGGCGCAACTTGGTAATCTGCTTCCCCTCGAAGTAGATTTCTCCTTGCTGAGCTCGGTAGAAACCATTGACGCAGTTCAGAGTGCAGGTCTTACCCGCCCCGTTAGGGCCGATGACGGCCAAGATCTCACCTTCCCTGACGTCGAAACTCACATCGTCCAAGGCCTTGACTCCGCCAAAACTTAGGTGAAGACCTTGGAGACTGAGCTTAACATTGTTGCTGCCTGCCATATTATCAACACCTCCCAACACTACTATTGGGCCAGTAACCTTCACCCTCGAAAGTCAAATTTGCGTTAAAGTATAGTATGGCCAATTCTGTCGATCATGTCAACCCAGCGATGGGAGTCCACCGAGATTTGCGGGAGAAGATCCTTCGCTACGCCTTCGATTCGCTCAAGGCTTATGCTCAGAATGACACATCCATGTTGTTACCCTAATCCTTGCATAAGAAAGGACCAGCGTCTCCAGTCATTTTGTGACGGGAATCATGGCACCTGAACCCTAATGTCGCCAAAATGATTCCCAGTCTTCTGGACCAATTCGCAGCGAGTTGAGCAGTTGTGCCGGAAGACTGACAACCACCCCGGAGTTCCGCTCATACTCCAAGATTTGCCGGCGCAGGATGAATGACATGACCTTCATGTGCTCCAGGCTCATTCTCACCGTGGCCAGACGCTCGGCCTGAGGCGGTGATCCCGGCGCGGGCGGCGTCGGACTTGAAAGAGAAAAATTGAGCGTTGAACCGTATGGCCCGATATTCATTTGAAACTGATCGCAGTAGACGTCGACAGCCTCTGGCATGATACACCCCTCCTCAATCACAGCATTGGACAACACCAGACATTCTCAACCCAACCGATGCTCATTGTCAATACAAGTGTGAAATTCCCTAATCCGTGGATTCTAACATTTAGGTTCAGTAAGGTAATACATTGTAATACCTCACCTTTATCTTGAAAGAGACTTCAGTTGCTCTTTGTCCAGAGAGATCCCATACCGTTCGAGCACGAGAGATGATATTTGGGTCCAGCTTTTACCAATGTTCTTTTGCTCCTTGATGAAGGTAACAAAGTCAAGCGTGGAAACATTCTTCTTGTTCTGCAACCAATCGGTCAAAGCCTCTCTCAGAATCTCTGAAACGCCTCTGCCTTCTTTATCGGCTATCTCCCTCAACTTTGAGTAAATTACCTCTTCTAATTTGAACGTCACTACTACCTTTGCCATAAACATATGGTATTACGAAGTATTACTATTTGCAACAACCTAAACGGTGATCTTGAAAGCGACTCTGTGTAGCTTCATATTCATCCCTGAATCCACGGAACAGGGGAAATTTCTGCGGCGTACTGTGACTCCTCTCCCCTTCGTGCAATGTTTCCCTGTCCTCATCCGATATTTCTATTCCTCCGTGCTATTCCCATTCATGCACCTATCTGTTGCATGGCAACAATTTTCATTCATGCCATTTTGGAGAGTAGACACTGGAAACATGACCGATTCCCGGGGTCTGCTAAGGAGTCTCCCCCGTTGTTCTCATAACCTCTCATAGGAGCCAACCAGATGTTCATCTACAGCGGTCATCGGACA
Coding sequences:
- a CDS encoding ABC transporter ATP-binding protein, whose protein sequence is MAGSNNVKLSLQGLHLSFGGVKALDDVSFDVREGEILAVIGPNGAGKTCTLNCVNGFYRAQQGEIYFEGKQITKLRPDKIAQLGISRTFQNIQLYASLTVVDNLMAARHFRFKSSWLEGAFYFGRPHREEIKHRKAVEDIIDFLEVERWRKSVVAMLPYGLRKRIDLGRALAQEPKLLLLDEPMAGMNAEEKEDMARFILDIQEDKGITIVLIEHDMGVVMDITDRIVVLDFGRKIAEGAPDEIKTNPDVIRAYLGEQ
- a CDS encoding CopG family transcriptional regulator, encoding MFMAKVVVTFKLEEVIYSKLREIADKEGRGVSEILREALTDWLQNKKNVSTLDFVTFIKEQKNIGKSWTQISSLVLERYGISLDKEQLKSLSR